A genomic segment from Terriglobales bacterium encodes:
- a CDS encoding multidrug efflux RND transporter permease subunit: protein MVDFFIRRPVFATVCSLLIILAGAISVPTLPIAQFPTLAPPQVTVSAFYTGANSQAVESSVTTLLEQAINGAEGMRYISSNSGNDGSSSITATFALDRSLDIAAVDVQNRASTVLGRLPTEVQTTGVTINKNSGSFVLAAGVYAEEGRYDPEFISNYLDVYVKDALKRVRGVGDVVIFGERKYSMRLWLDPVRLAKRNLTASDVVAALQEQNVQVAAGEVGQPPAPDGQEFQISVRAVGRLTDPLEFEAIVLKRAPDGSLIQLRDVGRAELGAESYASNLSFNGYHALGLGVLQLSNANALDVDKGVRAELQRLSKTFPPGLKYQIAFDTTTAVGESIREVLKTLTEAILIVIAVIFLFLQSWRSTLIPAITIPVSLVGTFAFIKLFGFSINTLTLFGITLATGLVVDDAIVVIENVERHIEEGIRDARRASEVAMAEVTSAVVATSLVLIAVFVPVSLFPGTTGRLYQQFAMTIAFSIALSAFNALTLTPALSALLLRHGERKNVIFRGINTLILQGTRGYTILLRRLENRKLAVMFFFFAGLAATYWIYNRVPTAFVPDEDQGYFIVAVQSPAGASLDYTTRVSDKVSQILGRNKDIIGVFSVPGFSFTGSAPNRALVFGTLRPLNERHGDAHAAKAVLESVRAQLSEITEAVVVPFLPPPIQGLGNYGGFQFQLQQTGSGALDDLDRVLNDMIKKGNERPIFGHSLFSTYTAKDPQFLVVIDRAKAKSLNVPFSQITSTLQVFMGSQYVNDFDFNNRSYRVYVQADRQYRAQPRDLRQFYVRSLEGQMVPLDNLVSVRETTNPSIIEHYNLFRTAEINGSAAPGYSSGQAIQAMEQLAKEVLPVGYSFEWTGLSLEEIQSGAQSFLLFGLGLLVVYLTLSAQYESFVLPFIILLAVPMAILGALGAQAIRGLQDDVYCQIGLVMLIGLASKNAILIVEFAEQLQRQGMGLFEAAVEAARLRLRPILMTSVAFILGVLPLVFAKGAGSEGRHSVGTTVFGGMIISTLLNLLIIPILYVVVRGFLPAARGVTRERAAHVETPAD from the coding sequence ATGGTTGACTTTTTTATCCGGCGACCCGTCTTTGCAACGGTCTGTTCATTGCTGATCATTCTCGCCGGCGCTATCTCAGTTCCTACCCTGCCGATTGCGCAGTTTCCCACGCTGGCGCCTCCGCAGGTCACAGTCTCAGCCTTCTATACCGGGGCTAACTCGCAGGCAGTGGAAAGCAGCGTGACCACGCTGCTGGAGCAGGCCATCAATGGTGCGGAGGGCATGCGCTATATCAGTTCCAATAGCGGCAATGATGGCTCCAGTTCGATTACCGCCACTTTTGCTCTTGACCGCAGCCTCGATATCGCTGCCGTGGATGTGCAGAACCGCGCCTCCACCGTACTCGGCCGGCTTCCGACGGAAGTTCAGACCACCGGTGTGACTATCAACAAGAATTCCGGCAGCTTCGTATTGGCCGCAGGGGTCTATGCGGAAGAAGGGCGCTATGACCCTGAATTCATCAGTAATTATCTCGATGTGTATGTGAAAGATGCACTGAAGCGCGTGCGAGGTGTGGGCGACGTTGTAATTTTCGGCGAACGCAAGTATTCCATGCGGTTGTGGCTCGACCCAGTGCGGCTGGCGAAGCGGAACCTGACTGCTTCCGATGTCGTCGCGGCTCTGCAGGAGCAGAATGTTCAGGTAGCAGCGGGGGAAGTGGGTCAACCACCTGCTCCCGATGGGCAGGAGTTTCAGATCAGCGTGCGCGCGGTGGGACGTCTGACTGACCCCTTGGAATTCGAGGCGATCGTTCTGAAGCGCGCGCCGGATGGATCCTTAATCCAGTTGCGCGATGTAGGCCGCGCCGAGTTGGGTGCGGAAAGCTACGCCTCCAATCTTTCCTTCAATGGATACCATGCGCTGGGGCTGGGAGTGCTGCAACTTTCCAATGCCAATGCGCTCGACGTGGACAAAGGCGTGCGTGCTGAATTGCAGCGTCTGTCGAAGACTTTTCCTCCGGGCCTGAAATATCAGATCGCATTTGATACTACGACGGCGGTTGGCGAATCGATTCGCGAAGTGCTCAAGACGCTGACCGAGGCGATTCTCATCGTTATAGCGGTGATTTTTCTGTTCCTGCAAAGCTGGCGCAGCACCCTGATTCCGGCGATCACCATCCCGGTCTCGCTGGTGGGGACCTTCGCATTCATCAAGCTCTTCGGTTTCTCTATCAATACTCTCACGCTGTTCGGGATTACCCTGGCGACGGGACTGGTCGTCGATGATGCCATCGTGGTCATCGAAAACGTAGAGCGCCACATTGAAGAAGGCATACGCGACGCGCGGAGAGCTTCCGAGGTTGCGATGGCGGAGGTGACCAGCGCTGTGGTGGCAACTTCGCTGGTACTGATTGCGGTATTCGTACCGGTATCGCTGTTTCCCGGTACCACCGGGCGCCTGTATCAGCAGTTCGCGATGACCATTGCGTTTTCCATTGCGCTGTCGGCGTTCAATGCGCTGACGCTCACTCCAGCGCTGTCGGCGCTGCTGCTGCGGCATGGCGAGCGTAAGAACGTGATTTTCCGCGGTATTAACACCCTGATCCTGCAGGGCACCCGGGGATACACCATCCTGCTGCGCCGCCTGGAAAACAGGAAACTCGCCGTAATGTTCTTCTTTTTCGCAGGATTAGCAGCGACCTACTGGATCTACAACCGAGTTCCGACTGCCTTCGTGCCGGACGAAGATCAGGGTTACTTCATCGTTGCGGTTCAATCGCCCGCGGGCGCGTCTTTGGATTACACCACGCGCGTTTCCGATAAGGTCAGCCAGATCCTGGGAAGAAATAAGGACATCATCGGCGTGTTTTCCGTTCCCGGCTTTAGCTTTACCGGAAGTGCTCCCAATCGGGCTCTTGTATTTGGTACGTTACGGCCGCTGAATGAGCGACACGGGGACGCCCATGCCGCCAAGGCAGTGCTGGAGTCGGTTCGTGCGCAACTGTCGGAGATCACTGAAGCCGTTGTGGTGCCCTTTCTCCCTCCTCCGATTCAAGGCCTGGGCAACTATGGAGGGTTTCAATTCCAATTGCAGCAGACTGGGTCGGGCGCGCTTGACGATCTCGACCGTGTGCTGAACGACATGATCAAGAAAGGCAATGAGCGTCCTATCTTCGGGCACAGTCTGTTCAGCACCTACACGGCGAAGGATCCGCAGTTTCTGGTAGTGATCGACCGCGCTAAAGCCAAGAGTCTGAACGTCCCGTTCTCGCAGATCACGTCTACCCTGCAGGTGTTCATGGGGTCGCAATACGTGAACGATTTCGATTTCAACAACCGTTCTTACCGGGTGTACGTGCAAGCCGACAGGCAATATCGAGCCCAGCCCCGCGACCTTCGGCAGTTCTATGTACGCTCGCTCGAGGGGCAGATGGTTCCCCTGGATAACCTGGTTTCGGTGAGGGAGACCACAAATCCGTCGATCATCGAACACTACAACCTGTTTCGCACTGCCGAGATCAATGGCAGTGCAGCGCCCGGCTACAGCTCTGGGCAGGCAATTCAGGCCATGGAGCAACTCGCCAAGGAAGTCTTGCCGGTCGGCTATTCCTTTGAGTGGACTGGCCTGTCCCTGGAAGAAATACAGTCGGGCGCGCAGTCTTTCCTGCTGTTCGGCCTGGGATTGCTGGTGGTTTATCTGACGCTCTCGGCTCAATACGAGAGTTTCGTCCTGCCATTCATCATCCTGCTGGCAGTTCCGATGGCGATTCTGGGGGCGTTGGGGGCGCAAGCGATCCGCGGTTTGCAGGACGATGTCTATTGCCAGATCGGTCTGGTGATGCTGATCGGGCTGGCCAGCAAGAATGCAATTCTGATCGTGGAATTCGCTGAGCAGTTGCAGAGGCAGGGCATGGGATTATTCGAAGCAGCGGTGGAAGCCGCCAGGCTGCGTTTACGGCCAATCCTGATGACCTCGGTAGCTTTTATTCTTGGGGTGCTGCCGTTGGTGTTCGCCAAGGGTGCGGGATCGGAAGGCCGCCATTCAGTGGGAACGACAGTGTTTGGAGGGATGATCATCTCAACCCTCTTGAACCTTCTGATCATTCCGATTCTGTATGTGGTGGTCCGCGGATTTTTGCCAGCCGCACGGGGAGTGACAAGGGAGCGGGCAGCCCACGTTGAAACTCCGGCAGACTAG
- a CDS encoding efflux RND transporter periplasmic adaptor subunit, which produces MMWTALLSTSCSKPVQSASPGPPAFKVKVLTAELQRVDDFIEYISTLKSRHATILQPQVEGYITRIFVKSGDQVRPGEALMEIDPAKQQATVHSQEATRQSKMATLEWTRRELERRKALWAAGVISKQDLDQAQSAYDASKADVDSLAASVREQQVQLHYFTVKAPTEGIVGDIPVRVGDRVTNTTTLTTLDQEGQLEAYISVPAEKSAQVRMGMPVVVVGDDGKPVARAAVTFVSPRVDPQNQLLLVKAIIPNQQHLLRNDQVIRVRVIWREVERPLIPVTSVARVSGRTFAFVAEKTAKGMVAKQRSVKLGEFVGNDYSVLDGIKAGDKVIVTGVQVLNDGMLVAPES; this is translated from the coding sequence ATGATGTGGACTGCCCTTCTTAGTACCTCCTGCTCCAAGCCGGTGCAGAGTGCCAGTCCGGGCCCGCCTGCGTTTAAGGTCAAGGTTCTGACAGCTGAACTGCAGCGGGTGGACGATTTCATCGAGTACATTTCGACGTTGAAGTCGCGCCATGCCACGATTTTGCAGCCGCAGGTGGAAGGCTATATCACGCGCATCTTCGTGAAGTCCGGAGATCAGGTGCGGCCTGGCGAAGCGCTGATGGAAATTGATCCTGCCAAGCAGCAGGCGACCGTACACTCGCAGGAGGCCACCCGGCAATCGAAAATGGCAACGCTGGAATGGACCCGGCGTGAGCTGGAACGACGCAAGGCGTTGTGGGCGGCGGGGGTGATCAGCAAACAAGACCTGGACCAGGCGCAGAGCGCCTACGACGCTTCCAAGGCCGATGTCGATTCACTCGCGGCTTCCGTACGTGAGCAGCAAGTTCAACTGCATTACTTCACGGTTAAGGCTCCAACAGAAGGCATTGTGGGCGATATCCCGGTGCGAGTCGGAGACCGCGTCACTAACACCACGACGCTGACGACGCTCGATCAGGAAGGGCAGCTGGAAGCTTACATTTCGGTTCCGGCAGAGAAGTCCGCGCAAGTGCGGATGGGGATGCCAGTAGTGGTCGTGGGTGACGATGGCAAGCCCGTGGCTCGTGCTGCTGTGACATTTGTCTCGCCACGCGTGGATCCGCAGAATCAACTGCTTCTGGTTAAAGCCATCATTCCCAATCAGCAACATCTGCTTCGCAATGACCAGGTGATACGCGTGCGCGTGATCTGGCGAGAAGTGGAACGTCCGCTGATTCCGGTAACCTCGGTGGCGCGGGTCAGCGGCCGGACTTTTGCTTTTGTTGCTGAAAAAACTGCCAAGGGAATGGTCGCCAAACAGCGGTCGGTCAAGCTCGGCGAGTTTGTGGGCAACGACTACTCGGTATTGGACGGAATCAAAGCTGGCGACAAGGTCATTGTTACGGGCGTCCAAGTGTTGAACGACGGAATGCTAGTAGCGCCAGAGTCCTGA
- a CDS encoding HAD family hydrolase, with protein MIGFSCSGVLFDLDGVLVDSIAAVERQWRIWAARHRLDPEHVIHAAHGHRTIETVRLLMPELDAAYEASTVEKGEVEDTAGLTRKECSAELIARLPRDRWAIVTSGSRALATARLRSVGLPAPEKLVTADDVTNGKPNPEPYLKGAALLGLPPSKCLVFEDAQSGIRAAKLAGAKVIAVAGTYPAADLREADAVISSLCEVDLSFGAEGDGSKVVRVSVRAAVRN; from the coding sequence GTGATCGGCTTCTCCTGCTCTGGTGTCCTCTTTGATCTGGATGGCGTCCTGGTGGATTCCATCGCTGCCGTAGAGCGCCAATGGCGTATCTGGGCAGCGCGTCACCGGCTTGATCCAGAACACGTCATCCACGCGGCTCACGGCCACCGCACGATTGAAACCGTGCGCCTGCTGATGCCGGAGTTGGACGCTGCCTATGAAGCTTCAACCGTCGAAAAAGGTGAGGTGGAGGACACCGCGGGGCTGACGCGAAAAGAATGTTCCGCTGAACTGATCGCGCGGTTGCCTCGAGATCGGTGGGCGATTGTCACCTCCGGCTCCCGCGCGCTGGCAACAGCGCGCCTGCGCAGTGTCGGCCTGCCGGCGCCGGAGAAACTGGTTACGGCCGACGACGTCACCAATGGCAAACCTAATCCGGAACCCTACCTGAAAGGGGCTGCCTTGCTCGGCCTTCCGCCCAGCAAATGCCTGGTCTTCGAAGACGCGCAAAGCGGCATCCGAGCGGCGAAGTTAGCCGGGGCGAAGGTAATCGCAGTGGCAGGCACATATCCAGCCGCCGATCTGCGAGAAGCGGATGCGGTGATCTCATCCCTCTGCGAAGTGGACCTCAGCTTTGGGGCGGAAGGAGATGGCTCGAAGGTAGTTCGGGTTAGCGTGAGGGCCGCAGTCCGCAACTAG
- a CDS encoding sigma-54 dependent transcriptional regulator, whose translation MPQEKVLIVDDEKLVRWSLRQKCQEWGYQVVEAADGASGIRTAHTELPDLVLLDVRLPDISGLEVLQDLSKNKVARAVIMITADPQLDDVKAALKLGAFDFVGKPLDFDELAVTVKNAIENTRLKTEVESLRGEMRRRTGYHEVVAESRKMKEVLNFVRKVAGSEASTILIQGESGTGKDLIAKNIHYGSSRQEKPFVAVNCSAIPETLMEAELFGHERGAFTDAKAMKKGLFEVADGGTLFLDEIGELSPLLQAKLLRVLEDQVIRRVGGVRDMQVDVRVIAASNRDLERAVREGTFRQDLYYRLAIISIFLPPLRERREDILPMVEFFLEHYNRKFRKNIRGLTEDVRKLLMNHEWPGNVRELKNAIERAMILEEEEFLRPTYMPFAVGHARSGLTAFEHVSGGSDDGAQLADGRSLPPLAIPEGGTSLEGVERALVEMAMRQANGNQTHAAKLLDISRDALRYKLKKYGLMRAEEEDASESAEKLG comes from the coding sequence ATGCCCCAGGAAAAGGTCCTGATAGTGGACGACGAAAAGCTCGTCCGCTGGTCCCTGCGGCAGAAGTGCCAGGAGTGGGGATATCAGGTGGTGGAAGCGGCGGATGGCGCCTCGGGCATCCGCACCGCGCACACAGAACTGCCCGATTTGGTTCTGCTCGACGTGCGTCTGCCCGATATCAGCGGCCTGGAGGTTCTGCAGGACCTGTCGAAGAACAAAGTCGCGCGCGCGGTCATCATGATCACCGCTGATCCCCAGTTAGACGACGTAAAAGCCGCGCTCAAGCTGGGTGCTTTCGATTTTGTAGGCAAGCCGCTGGACTTCGATGAACTCGCCGTAACGGTAAAGAACGCGATAGAGAACACCCGCCTGAAGACCGAGGTGGAATCGCTGCGGGGCGAGATGAGGCGGCGCACCGGCTATCACGAGGTGGTCGCTGAGTCGCGCAAGATGAAGGAGGTGCTGAATTTCGTTCGCAAGGTGGCGGGCAGCGAAGCCAGCACCATTCTGATCCAAGGCGAGAGCGGCACGGGCAAAGACCTGATCGCCAAGAACATCCATTACGGCAGTTCGCGGCAGGAAAAACCTTTCGTGGCAGTGAACTGTTCTGCTATTCCCGAAACCCTCATGGAAGCCGAACTTTTCGGTCATGAGCGCGGGGCTTTCACCGACGCCAAAGCGATGAAGAAGGGCCTGTTCGAGGTGGCCGATGGCGGGACGTTGTTTCTGGACGAAATCGGAGAACTGTCGCCCTTGCTGCAGGCCAAGCTATTGCGAGTTCTCGAGGATCAGGTGATCCGCCGCGTGGGCGGAGTGCGAGACATGCAGGTGGATGTGCGTGTGATCGCAGCATCCAATCGCGACCTCGAGCGTGCGGTACGCGAGGGGACCTTCCGCCAGGATCTTTACTATCGCTTAGCAATAATCTCCATTTTCCTTCCGCCCTTGCGTGAACGGCGAGAAGATATTCTACCCATGGTGGAATTCTTCCTGGAGCACTACAACCGCAAATTCCGAAAAAATATTCGTGGGCTCACGGAAGACGTACGCAAGCTGCTCATGAATCACGAGTGGCCGGGCAATGTGCGTGAACTGAAGAATGCGATCGAGCGCGCGATGATTCTGGAAGAGGAGGAATTCCTCCGGCCTACGTACATGCCATTCGCCGTGGGCCACGCCCGCAGCGGGTTGACGGCATTCGAGCACGTCTCCGGGGGCTCCGATGATGGCGCGCAACTGGCCGACGGGCGCAGCCTGCCACCCCTGGCCATTCCTGAAGGAGGGACGTCCCTGGAAGGTGTCGAACGCGCGCTGGTGGAGATGGCCATGCGCCAGGCCAACGGCAACCAAACCCATGCCGCCAAGCTGCTCGACATCAGCCGCGATGCGTTGCGCTACAAGTTGAAGAAGTATGGCTTGATGCGCGCTGAGGAAGAGGACGCGAGCGAATCGGCAGAAAAGCTGGGCTAG
- the lepA gene encoding translation elongation factor 4, which yields MDRAFIRNFAIIAHIDHGKSTLSDRLLELTGALSAREMQEQVLDAMDLERERGITIKAHCVRMNYTTHDGQAYQLNLIDTPGHVDFSYEVSRSLASCEGALLVVDASQGVEAQTLANAYLAINHGLEIIPVINKIDLPSADIERTKEMIEGAVGLDASQAMLISAKTGQGVPGVLEAIVKRIPPPKGSPEAHLQALIFDSWFDSYRGVIVLTRVFQGTLRLRQKIRLWSNGKVFEVETLGVLTPKPVPVDELVAGEVGFLVANIKNVADTKIGDTITDDDRPAIEPLPGFEDIKPMVFAGLYTVDAHEHTILREALEKLRLNDSSFFFEPESSAALGFGFRCGFLGLLHMEIIQERLEREYKLDLITTAPSVRYKITKTDGEMVEIDNPSKWPLQGEIAKIEEPVIMATILTNEEYVGGILKLVEEKRGKQKSFEYVSSTRVMLNYELPLNEVVLDFYDRLKSVSRGYASLDYHMSGFWDSPMVKMDILVAGEPVDALSLIVHRDFAYERGRALAAKMKELIPRQMFEVAIQAAIGAKVIARETVPAMRKNVLAKCYGGDITRKRKLLEKQKEGKKRMKRIGRVDIPQEAFLALLKVGEEG from the coding sequence ATGGACCGCGCTTTTATCAGGAATTTCGCGATTATCGCCCATATCGATCATGGGAAGAGCACCCTCTCCGACCGGCTACTCGAGCTGACCGGAGCGCTTTCGGCGCGCGAAATGCAGGAGCAGGTGCTGGATGCGATGGACCTCGAGCGCGAGCGCGGCATCACCATCAAAGCTCACTGTGTGCGCATGAATTACACCACTCACGATGGTCAGGCCTACCAGCTCAATCTGATCGATACTCCAGGCCACGTCGATTTCTCCTACGAAGTTTCCCGCTCCCTGGCTTCCTGCGAGGGCGCCCTGCTCGTCGTGGACGCCTCGCAAGGTGTGGAGGCGCAGACCCTCGCGAACGCATACTTGGCGATCAATCATGGCCTCGAGATCATTCCCGTCATTAACAAGATCGATCTCCCTAGCGCTGACATTGAGCGCACCAAAGAGATGATTGAAGGCGCGGTGGGACTGGACGCCAGTCAGGCCATGCTCATCAGCGCAAAGACCGGCCAGGGTGTGCCAGGAGTGCTGGAGGCCATCGTCAAGCGGATTCCGCCGCCCAAGGGATCGCCCGAGGCGCACCTGCAGGCGTTGATCTTCGATTCCTGGTTCGATTCTTACCGCGGCGTAATCGTGCTGACCCGCGTCTTCCAGGGCACACTGCGCCTGCGGCAGAAGATAAGGCTGTGGTCGAACGGAAAGGTATTCGAAGTGGAAACACTGGGCGTGCTGACCCCCAAGCCTGTTCCTGTCGACGAATTAGTTGCCGGCGAAGTTGGTTTTCTGGTGGCAAATATCAAAAACGTTGCTGATACCAAGATCGGCGACACCATCACCGATGATGACCGACCCGCCATCGAGCCCCTGCCCGGCTTTGAGGACATTAAGCCCATGGTCTTCGCCGGGCTCTACACCGTGGACGCGCATGAGCACACCATCCTGCGCGAGGCTTTGGAGAAGCTGCGGCTGAACGACTCTTCATTTTTCTTCGAGCCCGAAAGCTCGGCCGCGCTGGGATTCGGTTTCCGCTGTGGCTTCTTGGGCCTGCTCCACATGGAGATCATCCAGGAGCGCCTGGAGCGCGAATACAAACTCGACCTCATCACCACCGCTCCCAGCGTGCGCTACAAGATCACCAAGACTGACGGTGAGATGGTGGAGATCGACAATCCCTCGAAGTGGCCGTTACAGGGAGAGATTGCCAAGATCGAAGAGCCGGTAATTATGGCCACAATCCTCACCAACGAAGAATATGTCGGTGGAATTCTGAAATTGGTCGAGGAGAAACGCGGCAAGCAGAAGAGCTTTGAATACGTCAGCTCAACGCGCGTGATGCTGAATTACGAACTTCCGCTGAATGAAGTGGTGCTGGACTTTTACGATCGGCTCAAATCGGTCTCGCGCGGATATGCATCGCTCGACTACCACATGTCAGGCTTCTGGGATTCCCCCATGGTGAAGATGGACATCCTGGTAGCAGGCGAACCCGTAGACGCGCTCTCGCTGATCGTGCACCGAGATTTCGCCTACGAGCGCGGCCGCGCCCTGGCCGCCAAGATGAAAGAGCTGATCCCGCGGCAGATGTTCGAGGTCGCCATCCAGGCGGCAATTGGCGCCAAAGTCATTGCCCGCGAAACCGTCCCGGCTATGCGCAAGAACGTGCTGGCCAAATGCTACGGCGGCGACATCACCCGCAAGCGCAAGCTTCTGGAGAAGCAGAAGGAAGGCAAAAAGCGCATGAAGCGCATCGGGCGGGTGGACATCCCCCAGGAAGCATTCCTTGCGTTGTTGAAGGTGGGGGAAGAAGGATAG
- the rpmE gene encoding 50S ribosomal protein L31, whose amino-acid sequence MKAAIHPNYHEVRVHCACGNTFMTRSTHHGDISVEICSSCHPFFTGKQKLVDTAGRVERFRRKYAKAGETAKK is encoded by the coding sequence ATGAAGGCAGCCATTCATCCCAACTATCACGAAGTGCGCGTCCATTGCGCGTGCGGAAATACATTCATGACCCGGTCCACGCACCACGGCGATATCAGCGTAGAAATCTGTTCCAGTTGCCACCCGTTCTTCACCGGCAAGCAGAAGCTAGTGGACACCGCCGGCCGTGTCGAGCGCTTCCGCCGTAAGTACGCCAAGGCGGGCGAGACCGCAAAGAAGTAA